One stretch of Pseudoxanthomonas sp. Root65 DNA includes these proteins:
- a CDS encoding DUF4440 domain-containing protein has product MDSLLAELTALETELHHPGSPCTRERLERLLHPDFHEVGRSGVRYTRQGVIDFLATRTQVPNVVACDHRIDVMGPDLALLHFRSQELGGDGAPFHVALRASVWRRTDAGWQLSYHQGTPAAL; this is encoded by the coding sequence ATGGACAGCCTGCTTGCCGAGCTCACCGCGCTCGAAACCGAACTCCACCATCCCGGCTCACCCTGCACGCGCGAACGCCTGGAGCGCTTGCTGCATCCGGATTTCCATGAAGTCGGCCGCTCGGGCGTGCGCTATACCCGCCAGGGGGTGATCGACTTCCTGGCAACACGCACGCAGGTGCCGAACGTGGTCGCCTGCGACCATCGCATCGACGTGATGGGCCCCGACCTGGCCTTGCTGCACTTCCGTTCGCAGGAACTCGGCGGCGATGGCGCGCCCTTCCACGTCGCGTTGCGTGCATCGGTATGGCGACGCACGGATGCAGGCTGGCAGCTGTCCTATCATCAGGGCACGCCTGCCGCTCTCTAA
- a CDS encoding DUF488 family protein, protein MTLRIVRLGSPRVGHEGLRIGTVRRPPRGVPKAEIASQDWYDVWYPNLAPSAALVKEAQEAATPKAWAAFAKKYRAEMATPDNGRTLDLLAALSHGSDFSVGCYCEEEAHCHRSVLREVLAERGAAIAAG, encoded by the coding sequence TTGACCCTCCGCATCGTCCGCCTCGGCAGTCCGCGCGTTGGGCACGAAGGCCTGCGCATCGGCACGGTCCGCCGGCCACCTCGCGGCGTTCCGAAGGCCGAGATCGCGTCGCAGGACTGGTACGACGTGTGGTATCCCAATCTGGCGCCCAGTGCGGCGCTGGTGAAGGAGGCGCAGGAAGCCGCCACGCCCAAGGCGTGGGCTGCGTTCGCGAAGAAGTACCGCGCCGAGATGGCCACGCCGGACAATGGCCGCACCCTGGACCTGCTGGCGGCGCTGTCGCATGGCAGCGATTTCTCGGTGGGCTGCTATTGCGAGGAAGAAGCGCATTGCCACCGTTCGGTGCTGCGCGAGGTCCTGGCGGAACGTGGCGCGGCAATCGCGGCGGGGTGA
- a CDS encoding 6-phosphofructokinase: MASGTLLYAQSGGVTAVINASASAVITEARARKIKVLAARNGILGALREELIDTSKESAAAIRALAHTPGGAFGSCRVKLKSLDADRAKYERLLAVLKAHDVRYFLYNGGNDSADTAWKVSQLAQAFDYPLTCIGVPKTVDNDLAVTDTCPGFGSAAKYTAVSVREAALDVAAMAETSTKVFVYEAMGRHAGWLAAAAGLAGQTRDDAPHLILFPERPYDETDFLAQVKKTVDRVGWCVVVASEGIQYADGRFVADAGGGKDSFGHTQLGGVASYLAGRVKDQLGLKVHWTLPDYLQRSARHIASKTDWEQAQAVGKAAVQYALKGQNAVMPVIVRTSDAPFRWKIEAAPLSKVANHEKKFPPGFIRKDGYGITDKARTYLQPLIRGEAYPPYGTDGLPKYVALKNVAVKKKLPAWEG; the protein is encoded by the coding sequence ATGGCGTCTGGCACCCTACTTTATGCGCAGTCCGGCGGTGTCACCGCCGTCATCAACGCCTCCGCCTCGGCGGTCATCACCGAAGCGCGTGCCCGCAAAATCAAGGTCTTGGCGGCGCGCAACGGCATCCTCGGCGCGCTGCGCGAGGAGCTGATCGACACCAGCAAGGAGTCGGCCGCCGCCATCCGCGCGCTCGCCCACACGCCGGGCGGCGCCTTCGGCAGCTGCCGCGTCAAACTCAAGTCGCTGGACGCCGACCGGGCCAAGTACGAGCGCCTGCTGGCGGTGCTGAAGGCGCACGACGTGCGCTACTTCCTCTACAACGGCGGCAACGATTCGGCCGACACCGCGTGGAAGGTGTCGCAGCTGGCGCAGGCCTTCGACTACCCGCTGACCTGCATCGGCGTGCCGAAGACGGTGGACAACGATCTCGCGGTCACCGACACCTGCCCCGGCTTCGGCTCGGCGGCCAAGTACACGGCCGTCTCCGTGCGCGAGGCCGCGCTGGACGTGGCCGCGATGGCGGAGACGTCCACCAAGGTCTTCGTCTACGAAGCCATGGGCCGGCACGCCGGCTGGCTGGCCGCGGCCGCCGGCCTGGCCGGACAGACGCGCGACGACGCGCCGCACCTGATCCTGTTCCCCGAGCGCCCGTACGACGAAACCGACTTCCTCGCCCAGGTGAAGAAGACGGTGGACCGCGTGGGCTGGTGCGTGGTGGTGGCCAGCGAAGGCATCCAGTACGCCGACGGCCGTTTCGTCGCCGATGCCGGCGGCGGCAAGGATTCGTTCGGCCACACGCAGCTCGGCGGCGTGGCGTCGTATCTGGCTGGCCGGGTGAAGGACCAGTTGGGCCTGAAGGTGCACTGGACCCTGCCCGACTACCTGCAGCGCTCGGCGCGCCATATCGCGTCGAAGACCGACTGGGAACAAGCGCAGGCAGTCGGCAAGGCGGCGGTGCAGTACGCACTGAAGGGCCAGAACGCGGTGATGCCGGTGATCGTGCGCACGTCCGATGCACCGTTCCGCTGGAAGATCGAGGCGGCGCCGCTGTCGAAGGTCGCCAACCACGAGAAGAAGTTCCCGCCGGGCTTCATCCGCAAGGACGGCTATGGCATCACCGACAAGGCGCGGACGTACCTGCAGCCGCTGATCCGCGGCGAGGCCTATCCGCCCTACGGTACCGACGGTCTGCCGAAGTACGTGGCGCTGAAAAACGTGGCGGTGAAGAAGAAGCTGCCCGCGTGGGAAGGATGA
- a CDS encoding adenylate kinase has protein sequence MRLVLLGPPGSGKGTQAARLKDYLQVPHISTGDLLRAEVAAGSPLGLQAKEVMARGELVSDDILLGMLEDRLSRDDTRSGFILDGYPRNLVQAAALGQLLAKLGQKFDFAVQLDVPTDLLVERIAGRAQAEGRADDNPESVRKRLQVYTDQTAPVIDFYRQQGELTVVDGVGSLGEVFTRITESIAPEKAVG, from the coding sequence ATGCGATTGGTTCTACTGGGCCCACCCGGGTCGGGCAAGGGCACTCAGGCGGCGCGCCTGAAGGACTACCTGCAGGTACCGCATATTTCCACCGGCGACCTGTTGCGCGCCGAAGTGGCGGCCGGCAGCCCGCTGGGCCTGCAGGCCAAGGAAGTGATGGCGCGCGGCGAACTGGTCAGCGACGACATCCTGCTGGGCATGCTGGAAGACCGTCTGTCCCGTGACGACACCCGTTCCGGCTTCATCCTCGACGGCTATCCGCGCAACCTGGTGCAGGCCGCCGCGCTGGGCCAGCTGCTGGCCAAGCTGGGCCAGAAGTTCGATTTCGCCGTGCAACTGGACGTGCCCACCGACCTGCTGGTCGAGCGTATCGCCGGTCGCGCCCAGGCCGAAGGCCGTGCCGACGACAATCCGGAATCGGTGCGCAAGCGCCTGCAGGTCTACACCGACCAGACCGCGCCGGTGATCGATTTCTACCGCCAGCAGGGCGAACTGACCGTCGTCGACGGCGTCGGCTCGCTGGGCGAGGTGTTCACCCGCATCACCGAATCGATCGCGCCGGAGAAGGCGGTCGGCTGA
- a CDS encoding S1 family peptidase: protein MRQIVSFARPASAPFALAAALALAIGPAMASEPDSALASAMKRDLGLSEQQLGQYLKVERLTAQQERIAAQAQGRGFAGSWIERSPSGDFRWVVATTSASGRAVAGAETRQVRHSLDALGNAKARLDDVLAQGGRAPTGVYGWYVDVKTNSVTVNVAPGADEAAVDFVARSGADASTLRFQTMADAPRPLATLQGGSEYLSTTTSGSYYCSVGFSVTRNGAKGFATAGHCGDAGDGAAVLVRRSLSRIGTFQASSFPNNDMAWVQVDAAHTLLPSVSGYGAGDVAVRGSLEAPVGAAVCRSGRTTGWKCGVIEAKNVSVSYGADGTVNGTTQVKVCAEGGDSGGSFITSAGQGQGVLSGGNYSCKGKQAKLATSYFQPLNPLLQAYGLTLSTTP from the coding sequence ATGCGTCAGATCGTTTCCTTCGCACGTCCCGCCTCGGCCCCGTTCGCTCTCGCCGCCGCGCTCGCCTTGGCCATCGGCCCGGCGATGGCCTCCGAGCCCGATTCCGCACTCGCATCGGCGATGAAGCGCGACCTCGGCCTGTCCGAACAGCAACTCGGCCAGTATCTGAAAGTCGAGCGCCTCACCGCGCAGCAGGAAAGGATCGCGGCGCAGGCCCAGGGCCGCGGGTTCGCCGGCAGCTGGATCGAGCGCTCGCCCTCGGGCGATTTCCGCTGGGTCGTCGCCACCACCTCCGCCAGCGGTCGCGCCGTCGCCGGCGCCGAGACGCGGCAGGTGCGCCACAGCCTCGACGCGTTGGGCAACGCCAAGGCGCGGCTCGACGACGTCCTGGCGCAGGGCGGTCGCGCACCGACCGGCGTCTACGGCTGGTACGTGGACGTGAAGACCAACAGCGTGACGGTCAACGTGGCACCGGGGGCGGACGAGGCGGCGGTGGACTTCGTGGCCCGCAGCGGCGCCGATGCGTCGACCCTGCGCTTCCAGACCATGGCCGATGCGCCGCGTCCGCTGGCCACGTTGCAGGGCGGCAGCGAATATCTGTCCACCACGACCAGCGGCTCCTACTACTGCTCGGTCGGCTTCTCGGTGACGCGCAACGGCGCCAAGGGCTTCGCGACGGCCGGCCACTGCGGCGACGCCGGCGATGGCGCCGCCGTCCTGGTGAGGCGCTCGCTGAGCCGCATCGGCACCTTCCAGGCGTCCAGCTTCCCCAACAACGACATGGCCTGGGTGCAGGTGGATGCGGCACATACGCTGCTGCCCTCGGTCAGCGGCTATGGGGCGGGCGATGTTGCCGTGCGCGGCAGCCTCGAAGCGCCGGTGGGAGCGGCGGTCTGCCGCTCCGGCCGCACCACGGGCTGGAAGTGCGGGGTGATCGAGGCTAAGAACGTCTCGGTCAGCTACGGCGCCGACGGCACGGTGAACGGCACGACCCAGGTGAAGGTCTGCGCCGAAGGTGGCGACTCCGGCGGCTCCTTCATCACCAGCGCCGGCCAGGGCCAGGGCGTGCTGTCCGGCGGCAACTACAGTTGCAAGGGCAAGCAGGCGAAGCTGGCGACCAGCTACTTCCAGCCGCTCAATCCGCTGCTGCAGGCGTACGGGCTGACGCTCTCGACCACGCCCTGA
- a CDS encoding cellulase family glycosylhydrolase → MKRIVLVLVAALLASPACMAKDFLRTQGTQIVDGSGKPVILRGMGLGGWMLQEGYMLDIDGVGTQRSIHARIADLIGPEKADAFYQAWRDNHTTKADIDAMARWGFNSVRLPMHYALYTLPVEQERVPGRQTWVEEGFRRTDELLAWARANDLYLILDLHAAPGGQGNDHNIADRDPTQPSLWDDPRHQDKMVALWKELAQRYKDEPYIAAYDIINEPNWGFADKADTNGCKEDGNAPLKDLLVRTTRAIREVDKRHIIVIEGNCWGNNYRGVLDDGPWDDNLMISFHKYWNVTTRDSIADVLALRDKHRMPLWLGETGENSNDWFARTVALVEGEGIGWAWWPLKKIRYNNPLQVVPNDGYRRVLAYWKGEGPKPSAKDAEAALMRFAREDVRHENNVPHPDVIDALFRAPHSDQSVPFKVHAIGETGGAIAAIDFDMGRNGVAYHDLTPANHHISDGGERVVWNPAMTYRNDGVDLGRDAQGGLHVAGLQRGEWLKYTFDAGAGGTYRLALDGRGAGRVSLVLNGVAVQAVDRARGFRGLVLAPGRNTLVVKGEGAPVDLATLRFSR, encoded by the coding sequence ATGAAGAGAATCGTCCTCGTGCTGGTGGCGGCACTGCTTGCTTCCCCGGCATGCATGGCCAAGGATTTCCTGCGCACGCAGGGCACGCAGATCGTCGATGGCAGCGGCAAGCCGGTGATCCTGCGCGGCATGGGCCTGGGTGGCTGGATGCTGCAGGAGGGCTACATGCTGGACATCGACGGCGTGGGCACGCAGCGCAGCATCCATGCGCGCATCGCCGACCTGATCGGACCGGAGAAGGCCGACGCCTTCTACCAGGCATGGCGCGACAACCACACCACCAAGGCCGACATCGATGCGATGGCGCGCTGGGGCTTCAACTCGGTGCGCCTGCCGATGCACTACGCGCTGTACACGCTGCCGGTGGAACAGGAGCGGGTGCCCGGTCGGCAGACGTGGGTGGAGGAAGGCTTCCGCCGTACCGACGAACTGCTGGCCTGGGCCAGGGCCAACGATCTCTACCTGATCCTCGACCTGCACGCCGCGCCCGGCGGGCAGGGCAACGACCACAACATCGCCGACCGTGACCCGACCCAGCCGTCGCTGTGGGACGACCCGCGCCACCAGGACAAGATGGTGGCGCTGTGGAAGGAGCTGGCGCAGCGCTACAAGGACGAGCCCTACATCGCGGCCTACGACATCATCAACGAGCCGAACTGGGGCTTCGCCGACAAGGCCGACACCAATGGCTGCAAGGAAGATGGCAACGCGCCGCTGAAGGACCTGCTGGTCCGCACCACGCGCGCGATCCGCGAGGTGGACAAACGCCACATCATCGTCATCGAGGGCAACTGCTGGGGCAACAACTACCGTGGCGTGCTGGACGACGGCCCGTGGGACGACAACCTGATGATCAGCTTCCACAAGTACTGGAACGTCACCACCCGCGACAGCATCGCCGACGTGCTCGCGCTGCGCGACAAGCACCGCATGCCGCTGTGGCTGGGCGAGACGGGCGAAAACTCCAACGACTGGTTCGCCCGCACCGTGGCGCTGGTGGAAGGCGAAGGCATCGGCTGGGCATGGTGGCCGTTGAAGAAGATCCGCTACAACAACCCGCTGCAGGTGGTGCCGAACGACGGCTATCGGCGGGTGCTGGCCTACTGGAAGGGCGAGGGTCCGAAGCCGTCGGCGAAGGACGCCGAGGCCGCGCTGATGCGCTTCGCCCGCGAGGACGTGCGCCACGAGAACAACGTGCCGCATCCGGACGTGATCGATGCGCTGTTCCGCGCACCGCATTCGGACCAGTCGGTGCCGTTCAAGGTGCACGCGATCGGCGAGACGGGCGGTGCCATCGCCGCCATCGATTTCGACATGGGCCGCAATGGCGTGGCCTACCACGACCTGACGCCGGCCAACCACCACATCTCCGACGGCGGCGAGCGGGTGGTGTGGAACCCGGCGATGACCTACCGCAATGACGGTGTCGATCTGGGCAGGGATGCACAAGGCGGCCTGCACGTGGCCGGTCTGCAGCGCGGTGAATGGCTGAAGTACACCTTCGACGCCGGTGCCGGTGGTACTTACCGGCTTGCGCTGGACGGTCGCGGCGCGGGGCGCGTTTCGCTGGTGCTCAACGGGGTGGCGGTGCAGGCGGTCGATCGTGCGCGGGGCTTCCGCGGGCTGGTCCTGGCGCCGGGCCGCAACACGCTGGTCGTCAAGGGCGAAGGCGCCCCGGTCGATCTGGCGACGCTGCGCTTCTCGCGCTGA
- the mpl gene encoding UDP-N-acetylmuramate:L-alanyl-gamma-D-glutamyl-meso-diaminopimelate ligase has protein sequence MKIHILGIAGTFMGGVAALARELGHAVEGSDQAIYPPMSTQLETLGIALAQGYQPQNIAPDCDEIVIGNALSRGNPAVEAVLDQGRRYISGAQWLSERVLPGRDTLAVAGTHGKTTTTSILTYLLDAAGRSPGFLIGGVAEDFGASARIGGGREFVVEADEYDTAFFDKRSKFVHYRPLVAILNNLEYDHADIFPDVAAIQRQFHHLVRTVPRRGRLIVNGEDARLTDVLAMGCWTPVERFGFDASLEWSARLIREDGSAFAVRHNGVEIGEVHWPMLGRHNVLNGLAALAACHAVGVDITTVLPALAAFRSVKRRLEVIGQHDGVTVYDDFAHHPTAIHTTLEGLRARVGKARILVAMEPRSNSMRSGAHAEALAPSLDIADGVVFLHRPELAWDAGRIVAAIRGDARTVPDVDALIAALKTQVRPGDHVVFMSNGGFDGAPRRFLAALQG, from the coding sequence TTGAAGATCCACATCCTCGGCATCGCCGGCACCTTCATGGGCGGCGTGGCCGCCCTGGCCCGCGAACTCGGCCACGCCGTCGAAGGCAGCGACCAGGCCATCTACCCGCCCATGTCGACCCAACTGGAGACGCTGGGCATTGCGCTGGCGCAGGGTTACCAGCCGCAGAACATCGCGCCGGACTGCGACGAGATCGTCATCGGCAACGCGTTGTCGCGCGGCAACCCGGCCGTCGAGGCGGTGCTGGACCAGGGGCGGCGCTACATCTCCGGCGCGCAGTGGCTGTCCGAACGCGTGCTGCCCGGCCGCGACACGCTGGCCGTCGCGGGCACGCACGGCAAGACCACCACCACCAGCATCCTGACCTACCTGCTGGACGCAGCGGGCCGTTCGCCGGGCTTCCTGATCGGCGGCGTGGCCGAGGACTTCGGTGCGTCCGCGCGCATCGGCGGCGGCCGCGAGTTCGTCGTCGAAGCGGACGAGTACGACACCGCGTTCTTCGACAAGCGCAGCAAGTTCGTCCACTACCGCCCGCTGGTCGCCATCCTCAACAACCTGGAATACGACCACGCCGACATCTTCCCCGACGTGGCCGCGATCCAGCGCCAGTTCCACCACCTGGTGCGTACGGTGCCGCGCCGTGGTCGCCTGATCGTCAACGGCGAGGATGCGCGTCTGACGGACGTGCTGGCGATGGGCTGCTGGACACCGGTCGAGCGGTTCGGCTTCGACGCCTCGCTGGAGTGGAGCGCACGCCTGATCCGCGAGGACGGCAGCGCGTTCGCGGTGCGCCACAACGGCGTCGAGATCGGCGAGGTGCACTGGCCGATGCTCGGCCGCCACAACGTGCTCAACGGTCTGGCCGCGCTGGCCGCCTGCCATGCGGTCGGCGTCGACATCACCACCGTGCTGCCGGCACTGGCGGCGTTCCGCAGCGTGAAGCGGCGGCTGGAAGTGATCGGCCAGCACGATGGCGTCACCGTCTACGACGACTTCGCCCACCACCCCACCGCCATCCATACCACGCTCGAGGGCCTGCGTGCGCGGGTCGGCAAGGCGCGCATCCTGGTGGCCATGGAGCCGCGCAGCAATTCGATGCGCTCCGGCGCACACGCCGAAGCGCTGGCGCCGTCGCTCGACATCGCGGACGGGGTCGTCTTCCTGCACCGTCCGGAACTCGCCTGGGATGCCGGCAGGATCGTCGCCGCCATCCGTGGCGATGCACGCACCGTGCCCGATGTCGATGCGCTCATCGCCGCGTTGAAGACGCAGGTACGCCCGGGCGACCACGTGGTGTTCATGTCGAACGGCGGTTTCGATGGCGCGCCGCGGCGCTTCCTGGCGGCGCTCCAGGGCTAA
- a CDS encoding LON peptidase substrate-binding domain-containing protein, with protein MAHESLPLFPLHKVLLPGAAMDLRIFERRYLDLVRDCGRASTGFGVCLILDGDEAGGPATPAAYGVEARIENFDMGEDGLLSLRVRGHRRFHVMRTRVRDNGLVVADVEWLRADEDFEILPEHALLGTLLQTMMEKVGTDLSKLPPRVFEHAGWVGWRLAQVLPITPQQRVSLLQEDDVNARLQRLLEWID; from the coding sequence ATGGCGCACGAATCGCTTCCGCTGTTTCCGCTGCACAAGGTGTTGCTGCCCGGTGCCGCGATGGACCTGCGCATCTTCGAGCGGCGCTATCTGGACTTGGTGCGGGATTGCGGACGTGCCAGCACGGGTTTCGGCGTCTGCCTGATCCTCGACGGCGACGAGGCGGGTGGGCCGGCAACGCCGGCGGCGTATGGCGTCGAGGCGCGGATCGAGAACTTCGACATGGGCGAGGACGGGCTGCTGTCGCTGCGCGTGCGCGGCCACCGGCGTTTCCACGTGATGCGCACGCGCGTGCGCGACAACGGGTTGGTCGTGGCGGACGTGGAATGGCTGCGCGCGGATGAGGATTTCGAGATCCTGCCCGAACACGCGCTGCTGGGCACGCTGCTGCAGACGATGATGGAAAAGGTGGGCACGGATCTGAGCAAACTGCCGCCGCGCGTGTTCGAGCATGCCGGCTGGGTCGGCTGGCGGCTGGCGCAGGTGCTGCCGATCACCCCGCAGCAGCGCGTGTCGCTGCTGCAGGAGGACGATGTGAACGCGCGGCTGCAGCGGCTGCTGGAGTGGATCGACTGA
- a CDS encoding bifunctional DedA family/phosphatase PAP2 family protein, whose protein sequence is MEASWFDNLLAWISAHPVAAGLVIFAIAFCDAVIIIGAIVPALPLLFAVGVLIGLGEISGPYAVACAMLGALVGDATSYWIGHRWGQQLRTVWPFRKYPQLLDRGELLFRRNAWKSIFIARFVGPIRPFVPAVAGISRMPLRRYAVASAAACIAWAVAFLLPGWVLGHAYDAVAAVAGRLALVLGLLVLVIALAWAMVLYTYRWFAAHADALLARALAWSHAHPVLGRYTAAVFEPTRRESVPLALLAILLLAIVWVWFAFLVIVIGHGEPLAVDLWVYDLMRALRNPLADHPLAALASLGDEQVLAPASLLVLGYLCWRKRWMAAAHWLAAIAFGLALTAWLGASVDIPKPPSVSSGFGFPSIAVTMSTITFGFFAVLIARELPGRTRVWPYLVSGIVVALIGFARLYLGAHWLSDVVGGMLFGLVWLLVLGIAYRRRMVRSFWIKPIAWLFYGSFVLAGLWHAPRNVEHMLAQFQTPVTERSVTLQAWWDDGWQSLPGRRNEFDDEQRWPLDVQVAGPLAPLKASLAADGWREQPQAGWEEALNLLDSDLPDDEQPVLPATLDTRAESLLMLRKGVQPGEVLVLRLWPADTRLQPGDMPLWIGSAQVLQQQRAFNLVRLWRPLREARTALDAVTQATSDLDHAIAPHPDSGLPVLRLRTDDQAVSPP, encoded by the coding sequence ATGGAAGCCTCCTGGTTCGACAACCTGCTGGCCTGGATCAGCGCGCATCCCGTGGCCGCGGGACTGGTGATCTTCGCCATCGCGTTCTGCGACGCGGTGATCATCATCGGCGCCATCGTCCCGGCGCTGCCGCTGCTGTTCGCGGTCGGCGTGCTGATCGGGCTGGGCGAGATCTCCGGACCCTATGCGGTCGCCTGCGCCATGCTCGGCGCGCTGGTCGGCGACGCGACCAGTTACTGGATCGGCCATCGCTGGGGCCAGCAGCTGCGCACCGTGTGGCCGTTCCGCAAGTATCCGCAACTGCTGGACCGCGGCGAGCTGCTGTTCCGTCGCAACGCGTGGAAGAGCATCTTCATCGCGCGCTTCGTGGGACCGATCCGCCCGTTCGTGCCGGCCGTCGCGGGCATCTCGCGCATGCCGCTGCGGCGTTACGCCGTGGCCAGTGCCGCCGCGTGCATCGCGTGGGCAGTGGCGTTCCTGCTGCCCGGCTGGGTGCTGGGCCATGCCTACGATGCCGTGGCCGCCGTCGCCGGCCGTCTGGCGCTGGTGCTGGGGCTGCTGGTGCTGGTGATCGCGCTGGCCTGGGCGATGGTGCTGTACACCTACCGCTGGTTCGCCGCGCACGCCGACGCGCTACTGGCGCGCGCGCTGGCGTGGTCGCACGCGCATCCGGTGCTGGGTCGCTACACGGCCGCGGTGTTCGAGCCGACACGGCGCGAATCCGTGCCGCTGGCCCTGCTGGCCATCCTGCTGCTGGCCATCGTCTGGGTGTGGTTCGCGTTCCTGGTCATCGTGATCGGCCACGGCGAACCGCTGGCGGTCGACCTGTGGGTCTACGACCTGATGCGCGCGCTGCGCAACCCGCTGGCGGACCATCCGCTGGCCGCGCTCGCTTCGCTGGGCGACGAGCAGGTGCTGGCGCCGGCCTCGCTGCTGGTGCTGGGCTACCTGTGCTGGCGCAAGCGCTGGATGGCGGCCGCCCACTGGCTGGCGGCGATCGCCTTCGGGCTGGCGCTGACGGCGTGGCTGGGCGCCTCGGTGGACATCCCCAAGCCGCCCAGTGTCAGCAGCGGGTTCGGTTTCCCGTCCATTGCGGTGACGATGTCGACCATCACCTTCGGCTTCTTCGCCGTGCTGATCGCTCGGGAACTGCCGGGGCGCACGCGCGTCTGGCCCTACCTGGTGTCGGGCATCGTGGTGGCGCTGATCGGCTTCGCCCGCCTCTACCTGGGCGCGCACTGGCTCAGCGACGTGGTCGGCGGCATGTTGTTCGGCCTGGTCTGGCTGCTGGTGCTGGGCATCGCCTATCGCCGCCGCATGGTGCGCTCGTTCTGGATCAAGCCGATCGCGTGGCTGTTCTATGGCAGTTTCGTGCTGGCGGGACTGTGGCATGCCCCCCGCAACGTGGAGCACATGCTGGCGCAGTTCCAGACGCCGGTGACCGAACGCAGCGTCACCCTGCAGGCGTGGTGGGACGACGGTTGGCAGTCGCTGCCGGGACGCCGCAACGAATTCGACGACGAACAGCGCTGGCCGCTGGACGTGCAGGTCGCCGGTCCGCTGGCCCCGCTGAAAGCCAGCTTGGCTGCCGACGGCTGGCGCGAGCAGCCGCAGGCCGGCTGGGAAGAGGCGCTGAACCTGCTGGACAGCGACCTGCCCGACGACGAACAACCCGTGCTGCCCGCCACCCTGGACACGCGCGCCGAAAGCCTGCTGATGCTGCGCAAGGGCGTGCAGCCCGGCGAGGTGCTGGTGCTGCGCCTGTGGCCGGCCGACACGCGCCTGCAGCCCGGCGACATGCCGTTGTGGATCGGCAGCGCGCAGGTGCTGCAGCAGCAGCGCGCGTTCAACCTGGTGCGCCTGTGGCGGCCACTGCGCGAAGCGCGCACGGCGCTGGATGCGGTGACGCAGGCGACCTCGGACCTCGACCACGCCATCGCGCCGCATCCGGATTCCGGATTGCCGGTGCTGCGGCTGCGAACCGATGACCAGGCGGTCTCGCCTCCCTGA